The genome window CTGCACCCCAGAGATTTGCaagtgtgctgctgctggccatgcAGCCGTGACCTGGGACACGTTGCTTGTGCAGACTCACCTCCCTGGCCCACTTCACTATCTCCTGTCCGCCACATCTCATTGGTTGCAAGGGAAAATATGGtaacaggattttttccttccacttgCCTCATGATAGGGTCCTGTCCAACCCGACCAAGCAGCTGAACACGATTCATGGCTGAAACAAGAGACCAAACACACAGGTGAATTATGATGCTTCTAAGCATGGCAAGCCATCATCAGCAGCTTTTCTCAAGGGCCTTTCTCCTGAGCACTTTTTAAGCTCTTGGGACATTTGGCTTTTTCAGGCCCCAGCAGACTCTGACTGCTGCTCTGACTCTGTCTGTACTGTCATTATCACTGTGAACTAACTGATTTTAAGAGCCAAAGGttctttgttctttctgttCCATCTCTTTCGCATCCATGTGTACATCCATGTATACATGCATGTATCACTTGAGACTAATCTGCACTTATCTTGATTTCTATTTGTTTCATAATGCTAAAACACAGTGCACAGCAGTACCTTTGAAACAAAGTTGCATTACTATTCTCCATCCTCTGAATGAGAGAGTCAGTTTTTGCACCATTACCAAGCCTAGGCAGACACAGTCTATCCTTCTCCATGTTCAAGGAGAACTGGAAGAGGTCAGGGAAGTATCCCTTGTGCACCATGAGCATGTCAAGTGAATAGTGAAGGCTGAAGTACACCTGGAGCAAatcctgctggggcagcagcataCACACAAGTGCCCCAGGGACCCAGAAGTCTGAGAAACAAGCACACAAGGCACCTAAAGGCAGATGTTAGAAACCATGCCAACAGCAGACCCAAGCCACTGCCACAGATAAAGCACGTCTACCTGCCCTATAGAGTGATAGTCCTTGTCAGAGCTTGcttcttttccccccaaagTGCTGCTTCACCTGACAGAGACCAGACAGGAAGCCACTCAAGACTATGTGTGCTTGAAACAACACTTAGGTGCTACAATGAGGAGCTACCATTCCTACCTGCTTCTCTCCTGTCCTATTTCAGATGTTCCAAAACTTAGATAAACACAATGAGTAACAACTAAATTGCATCTCAGGAGGTACTTACATCTTTCAAGTACCAATGAGTTAACCGTATCAGAGTCATGTCTTACAAACTGGCGTAGCACCTGAAGGAACAGAGAAATGTGAGTTTCCAAGACACAAACAATGAACAGCATTCACAAGCCTTtacactttattttctgaacacTTGCAGAGGTTCTGCAAGTATGTTCTTTTCCAGGTAACTAATGGGGGACCTGAGGAAAGAAATCTGTTCAGCCAAATGAAGTTAGTAAGATTACTTAAAGAGCACCTGGTTAATTCAAGGTTAAAGAGTTGCCTAGAAAGAGGTGTGGCCCAAAGGTACACCTCCAGCAGTTATTTTTTGGACATGCAGTAACTACTGTTTTTCTGTAATATGTAAATAAGAGGGTAGGAGGCTCATAGAGTGGGAGTTTGGGTGTTTGAGCTTTagtatttgaaaacaaacaggTCTGAAAGTTCTGCTTCGTTTCAGAGATTAACCAGGTGTGCCTAAAAAGTACATCCATCCACTGGAATGAGCAATGGATGCACTAACACCTTTGTTACCAAGGCAAATCTAGGGCACAAAATTCTTAGTACTGCAAGTGAGAAAGGTGTACAGGAACTGCCATTATTCTAGCAAATGTTCCATCCTAGAAGAGCGGAGCGGGGGGGGTGAAAGCCCAGAAACGCTTCTGCTAGAGGTCCATGTGCAGGAATTGGAAAAAAAGGCTAAGAGGCTAATTTCCTAGAACAGGTGGTTCCAGAGCTCACACTCTTTCTCCCGAAGAACAGACCCAGCGCCGAGGCCCCGGCCCAGCGGGCACGGCCAGGCGAGGGCTGGGGGCGCTGGGCTCTGTCCGCCCCTCCCCTTCCCGGGGCAGCGCCGAGCGCAGTTCCGCGTCCGCAGAGTCGCTCCAGCCTCTCggcggggcagaggggctggagctgctgctccccccccgccccgagGGCACCCGGGCCCGCGCTCCGCCGCGGCCGCAGCCCGAGCGCGCCCCGGGCCGCCGCAGCCCCGCACGGCCCTACCTGCCACGCCGGTCGCCGCCACATGCTGCCGCCGAGCCTGCggagggaaaagcagggctGAAGCGGCGCCCCACggagccccggccctgcccggcccccgACCCCGCGCCCTCCGCACCTCTCCCGCCGCCGCGCTGCGCCCGCGGCCGGCCGGAAGAGGAAAGGGCCGGGCGGAGGTTCCGGGCGGAAACGCGCCCGGGCCCCGCCTGCACCCCGCGTAGCCCGAGCCCCGAGCCCACGGGGGTCACAGAGCTCGCGGAGGGACAAAAATAGCCAACAGAACTCCATCACTCCGTCATCGGTTTAAAAAATGATAAAACTTTTATTCGCACGAAACGATAGGATCTAACAGTTAAAAGCCAGCACGTGCAACATCATAAAAGCAACCAGTAAAACCTGGAAATAAGCGAGTGAGCAAGCGCTCTCCGTCGTAACAGGGCAGTGCTCTGTCCAACAACACAAACAAGCGACAAGGACCCCCAAAGTTACATTTagcggggggagggggaagggtgTATGAGATTTCAAATACGAAATACATATCACCGTTAACACGGGCAACtccaaaaagctgaaaaagccCTTTCTCATTGCCCTCATCTTTGCTGAAAGGCTGCAGTTCACAGGCAGGCAGCTGCACCACGTGCAAGATACTGGAGGGGAAATGGGTACAGACAGACCCAACACCAACACACTGCAGTTGTCTCCCCCACATAAACAAGGAGTCCTCCCCGACTGACAGAAAATGAGTCGGGCATCAGGGACTAACGAGTCTGTTAGAGCACACCCAGTTAGAAAACTTCTGTtgctgaaatgtgaaaaaatgtttttcttcaacTCCCACTCCTTAACTCGAAGTATTTCCTATTACTCTGTGTCCCCCCTCAGTTAAACACCACTCCAGCGGCATCCTGAGCCCCCCAGGACAGCTGTGTAACCAGCCTGGCTCCTGATGTGTAGCTAAAACTGGCTCCTAGAAGGGGCCAGCTGTAGATGCTGTCTGCCTGTACAGCCATTATCATCCCTCTAAAGATACAGTCAGCCCAAGTGTTTAAGACCACAAAATCGCCAATAACAGGGCCCAACTAAAGAAAGAGGGAAGTGAGAATGAAAATGTCATTCTTTTGTCATGGCAGAGTTACACTGAGTCTATAGCAAGGCCAATTACACAATAAATTAAGCAGGTAAAAGACTGAGGACATCCTTAAATACCATTATCCAACACTTGAAAGCCAGTCATTCTTTTCTCAGCCAACATCTCATCATAACTAACAggggaacaaaacaaaaaaaaaaaaaaaaaaaaaaaagacagggagAGAATATGGGGCATTGGTCTGTGCAGACCCTCTGCTTTCACGGGGCCATTCAGCAGTCTTTGGATAACACAAATTCAGAAACCCAGAGTAAAGCTAAACGAGCGACAGCTCTTCCCTCCCACCAGACGCTTGCTCTTCTGCTTAGAAGAGGTTTCAGACTCTTGTAACTTGGCACTTCCTAAGGCTTGGTCCTTCATGAGGGTCTGGGCAAGGCGAGCTGCTTTAAGTTCCCTGCAGGGGGAGAcggaaggaagaggaaaggaagaaaaccatGTCATGCATGAATCCCCATCAGCTACAGAAGCAAACGATGAACAATCTTGCACAAGAGGGTTACTGTAATactccagcactgctggaaggGGGCAACTTCTCAGCCCAGAGGGTAACATGAAGATTACTGTAGCTGTCTATAGAGTTTCTGTTTAAAATGGTAGGAGTTCTGAAGATTTACCAGAAGAAAACTATGTATCAGGTCAGCAATACACTGGCACCATTATAAGGACACCTGGCACAGTTTTTCTCCCATTGTTTCAGACAGTTGTGAATGCTGAAACTTAATGTCATCTCATACATATATAATACCTAAATAAAGGCAGATGcttcttttccattgcttttcttccctttctggtACTTGCTGTTCTTTCAGAGCATTCACTCTTCTGTCTACACAGAAAACCTACTCCTCAGCTGAATACTGCACTTAGAGAGGCTGTGGGCAGTTCTTAGATCCCAGTAACCCAAACACTACTGCCAACAGCAGTGAGAGgcaacaaggggaaaaaagggtatCTGCCACCACCTgatatttctcttccttctaTGCTTAGCACTATCTCAAGTGCATTATCAATTCCTCATCTGCCCACTGGCTGCAGGTTGTATCAGCATTTTGCATCACCAGTGGCTGCAGGAAGTGCATGAGTTTGCTATTGTAACTTAGCCAGCTCTTCAGCCAGAGCTgaagcacagctgctgcctgggcactgcAAGTCCCTGTGTTACATCCCCATCATccccccagctccaggcacaggaACTGGCTGGGGATTTCTGCACATGCATTCTCCCAGCACTACCACCCTCCATTCAAAGCTGGTGACCAGCATGGTCATGCCCATGCCTTCTCCCCTCCATGCCCAAGCCAGCCCTACCTTTCCAGCATGGCAGTCTTGCATTTCTCCATATttagctgctcctggagctgcacagcTTTTCCACACGAAGGACGGAGAACAGGGTGTTTGGTGAGAGCCGTGGCAGAAGGTCTTTGTGCTGGGTCAGGATGGATCATGAGCTAGAAGGCAAAGGAGTTCAGAGCTTACCATTCCCGTCACATGCCAGCTGCAAAAGCCACCATCCTGTCAAGACTACTTCCTCACCGTAAGGAGCTCAAGAAAACGGTGGGGAAGCTTCTGGGGGATGGGTGGGAGGTTGCCTTTGCGGATGTGGTGCCACAGGACCCCATTGTGAGGCAGCGGTGCTGTCCCAGCTGCCAGAGCCACCGTGAGTGCCAGGGCAAAGATGTCTGCCTTGGGCAAGTAGCAGTATTGctgcagagagaagggaaaggtgTTAGAAAGGAACATCTTGCTACACTAAGCAAAGATGAGTTGGGGTATGAGCTCAAAAGGAAACAGCCAAGCAAGTGTGTGCATATGGCACTGCCTTCACCACCCCAGTGAGCTGTTTTCTCCTCTTGAGGATGAAAACATTGGCAGCAGGCAGTACCACTAACCAACAGCACATTGGCTCTCAGCCAGCCATGAGGACCTTGCAGGCCACGTTGGGATCACTGCAGTAACTCCAGAGGATGGCCTATACTTGTGTACCTCCAGCCTCCGTCACAAGGCAGTAAGCTAGCCATGCCCAACTGAAACTGAAGACTGCATCTGATACATTGGCCCAACAGTTCCTAATTCACAGATACTGTCCCTTAAATACCTGAACTGAATAACACATCCAAGCTGGTTGTTCAATTCTGATTCCCTTTCCATTTGTTGGCCAGAGTGACAAAACTGCAGTCAGTTTAAGAGGTGTGTTGTGCCTCCCACCTCTCTCCACTACTTGTTCAGTGTTTGTTTTACAAGGCATCTGTCTGGGTAAATATATTCTTCTAATAATCATGCCCAATAGTTTCATCTCAGCTGGATATGCAAATCAAATGTCTTACAACTGATAAATGTTTTGTCTCACTGACCCCTCAAGGGGAATAGTTGCAATAATCCAATGATAGCTACTTAGGAAGTATTTACATATTAAGTAAGCATTTACATGTTAAGACCCACACCACTATTGTTAATGATAAAGCGATAATTTCACAGATTTCACAGCCAGACCAGACAGAAGAAAGAGTAGATAAGGTGAGGAACAAGTTAGACTAATGACTGATCTACAGCTGATCTCTCCCCACTTCCTCtccccactgccctgctctAGCAGTTGTACCTCTTGCAAAACCTCATTGGCCAAAAAGCGTCTGTCTCCTTCCTCCACCTGAGGGTTTGTTATTGATGTCACATGTCCAAGGTCACCTGAGACAAAGAACAAGCAACTGAAATGTAATGAAGTAAACTGAAGTCACTCTCCAATGAAAGCCTGCATTCTATAGGCACCAACAAAGAAATACTGAGCAAGAGAGCAACTAACTCAGGAATCTGCACTTGGAAACAAGCAcatgaattttctgtgacttgtCTTCTTAGAGGAATTAATTCTGGTGAGTAATTGGAGCACTCATGACTATCCTATCAGTTCTGTATGCAAGCCTCTTCAGCCATAGGGCACAGCAGCCTCAGGCAGTAATGGGCAGCCCTAATCTTAGGCCAGCTATAAAGTAGGCTAAAACCTACCAATCTTATACACCACACCAGGAGAGAATTCATCTTCACTGTCactctcctcctgcccagcagggcCTGAAACTGCCAGCTTGTGACAGATGAAGATATTACCTGCAAGACAGAGAAGTTTAGCAATAAGATGATACCAGTagtcaggctgcagcagcctaACAACTTTGTCAAAATCCCACCTGTCAAAGTAGTTAAGCTTTGCGGCCAGAGAAATGATGCACATGCTTCCCACCCTGTAGTCAGCTTTCTGCCCAGCTCACATTCAGCCACACAGCTAGCATAAGAGAGTTGTATCTTGTGCATAAAATATCCTAGTGAAATCAgctttcccctccctctgccctctgAGGAAGAAGCAtcatttcagcaggaaaaaggaGTTCCCCTCTAAGAACATTAACTATATGACAGAGGGGAAGCATTACCCTGGAGGTGACcatcctgagctgcagagaggaaacCTCGTTACTATTTTTGCAGGAACTCAATCCCATCAAGGTGGGTAAACACAAAAAAGCCAAGTGTTGTGCAACAAGACAGCAGTAAATGAGGAAGTCCCCATCTTCCCTAGCAGCCCTACTTGCTCCCTCGGTATCAAGGTGATTCCCATGAGCTGGGATTACAAAGGTCATGAGACAGGAGTAAAATGCTGCCAACTATCAGAGAAGGCTCAATTTTAGAGAAGCAGTAGTGgcacaaatcaaaataaaaataaaaaaaaaacaaaacaccatgCACAAGACAAGGGCAAGGTCCTCTTTTCTTTGAAGCACTACAGTCAGTCCACTCAGAAGGATTTATTACAGGTCCTACCCCTGAGGGTTCACTAGGAAAACCCTCCACAAAGGAGGAGGGTACTATACTTACTAGGTTTGATATCCAGGTGCACAAGGCCAGAGTTGTGGATGTATTTTAGTCCCATGGAGACTTGCAGCAATATTTCCTTCAGCTCTGCTTCTGGGAAATACTGCCCAAGCTTTGCATTTTCCAGCAGCGCATCTTGGAGACTCCCACCTAGGGGAACACAGTCAGTCTGAGACCTGATAGAGGTTTTATGGAACAGCATGTTTGAAACAGATTAGCTGCCCAGAACACTTGGAGGCTTGCTAGTGACAAACCCTaaccacagcagctctgtgtgctctAGTGAGCAAACTTGGACATCACCATTTGTCTTCAGCCTTCCCACTGCCCTGGAATGCCCACCAGCCTGCTGCTCAACAAGGAAGACCAACTGCAGTTCTACCTTCAGCCTACAGCTCTATAtcctgccaggagagctgacCTGTTAAtgatgctggtgctgctgctagtgaacaacagaaaaattgGCTTCTGCTGTGCTTAGATGAAGAAAGCAGGTATAAGAATGGCAGAACAAGGAAATTGAGTTCCCACTAGCAGATTTTTGACTGAAAAGCATTAACATTCAATAAAGTTTTGTGGGTCTGCATCGAGACATTTGGATATTTCAGAGCTAGAAGACACCATAGCCTCTGTCTCCATCAGCTTACTTTTTACCACCTCTCTTTTGGCCCCAGATGTTCAGCCACCAGAACACAAGCAATACATCAATGCTGCAGCAATGACCACCACATTTTGTGGTTGCCTCCGCCGGATTTGGAAGCAGTACTCCAAACAGCTGTCACCACTCTTCATTGAGCCCCAAGACTACAGGTGCAGGCAAAAGATGAACATTACATATTTGCCTTCAGCAGCTCTAGTAGCTAAAGGTATCTTTTCCAATTTCTCTCAAGCAATGGTATTGCCAGGAGCAAACGCCAGTACGAGTTTAccaccctgcctgcagcaccccaTTTATACTTTGCCTCATCTGTTGCTCCATTCCTCTGCAGCTGTAAACCCCTTTCTTCTAGTAAAGGATGCAAGGTGCCTTCATCTCAACCAGTCACCATCCACCTCCATTAAGAGGAGGTTTTGCCAAGATACTTGGCCCTTAAGTCAGCAGCTCTTGAGTCCCTCATATCGGGTGCCACCTCGATAGTCCCAGCACAACCCTAAGCATCAGAATGGGGAATGCTTTTCCAGGCTAGCCAAAAGAGAGAAACAGTTTTCAAATCCCAGAAATACAAGGGTATTCACTGCTTCTAAAACATTAGCACCACTCAGAGCTTCATCTAAATATTATGCACTCTTACTGGATTCTCCACAGAAATGCATTCCCAGGGCAGTTTGCTTTCTTGTAAGCCAAAACACCCACATTTAAGTACAAAAGAAGGCAACTTTGCCCATGCTGGGATCTCAGCCTTGAACACTGTCCAGCTCTTACCATTGCAGTGTTCATTCTGGATAATCATGTGATCGTCCTCTGCCCAGGCCGAGTAGTAGCGCACAACGTGGGGGTGGTGCCCCAGGACAGCGTGAGCATAAACCTCTCGTAGTGCCAGCTGCCTAGGGAAGCACACATGGAAAAAGCTGAGGTGACAGGCTGCCAGAGGCTGCTTAGCACAGGAGAGGAGCCCTGCTTTGCAGCCTGAAAGTCCTGAGCCCCTCTGTTCCCCCTTTCTCTCAGGTTTTGACAGAAAGACTGGCTCCCACAGCTGTTAGGGCAACACCTGCCCTTGCGAAAATGCTCTGAGCAgctgttaaagaaaataattgctaaGCAAGTTTTTTGTTAAAgaggcaaaggcagcagcttcaAAGACTTTGCTTTAGCATGCAGGACACCACAAGCTGCTCAATACAGATAAGAGTAGTGCTGGCCGAGCACTACAAGGCAGGGACAGCAGTAGGTCTGTCAAAAACTTCCTGACAGTTATTGTAAAGAAACTGTCTGGATGGACCCAAGGTGTTCAGGTATTCCATCCTCTCACTTTCCAGTGCATGTGACTACTTCTTTCCCTAGACATTTATATCCAATGCTGTATAGTGGTCTCTTCCCCCACACTCCCAGCTGTTACTTGGAAGTACAGCAGTAGCCAATTTTTGCTCATGCCATCCATCAGATACTTTTAGATCCATGCTCTCTCCTTCCCATCACACCTCTCAAGAATATGCCCATCATTTCAACTGGCAGTTTCCAGCAAGCACACTCACTCATCTGAGGATCCTGCCAGAGGCCTTTTGGAGCGTTTGATGGCATAAACACATCCATCAAGGCGTTTGATGCACTTGTAGACAGAGCCAAATTCCCCCACACCAATTTTTTCTAGCTCCAGGAACTCCTTCTTGTAGCGGGAAACCATATTGCTGGCTTTCAGAGTATATCTCTGCAAAGTCACAAAAATAGCAAAGACAAATAGGAGTTGAAAGACTTAATAGCTGTCGTTATTCTAGAGGTGTGTAACACTTGCTGTCACTGAGTACCCACATTGCTCCCTCTCCCATTCTGGGTGTTCATCCAGGCATATGTGCAGGTGCGTGGCCAGTTCTTGAAACAGCAGTTTCAGTTCTTAAAGTTGCCTTTcacttgtgtttttttctgaccaCTTTAAAGCCCCCTTCTCTGGTTTGGCCAAGTTGCAAGGCTGTTGGGTCGGTTTCATATAATCAAGACTTGTAAGCCATAGAGGTAGAAATTGTAGTTAAGGAGAAATTTAGTCTAGTTGGCTGCATATGCCTAAGCCTCCTTGGGTTACTGCCATCACATCCCTTCTCCTGACAACCCAGACCAGTTCCAAGACCCACAGCTGATAGAGTCACTCAGGGATGAACAGCAAGCAACAAAGTACTGGCCTAAAAACAGGACTCGAGAAAACCTTAGATCTATTGCCCATTCGGAGCTCAGGAGAGAAGCTTGGTGTGTTGGCTTCGTGTGACCCCAGCTGTGTGTGTTTACCCGGGCAGCTGAGGTTGCCTGAAGCCAAGGCCATTCTGTATCAGCTCAGGCTCTGCAGGTTTGAAGCACCAGCTGTTGGCTAATGGCAGATTAGCTGGTCTCAGTGTATTTGTTTGTATTCCCACTGATATCTCACCCAGAGACACTTTTTCACAAAGAGTTGAAAGCTGGCAGAACTGTTGAAACATAATTATTGCTACAATAATGGCCACTAGGGATCTAGGAACTGCTGGTACTGCTGGGAGAGTGATACCTACTGGCAGGGAAAATAAGTAAAGAAAAGATAAGCACTGGAGCATGAAGGGAACAACAGGAGCGGACTAAGTGATTTTTCTCCATCCCTTACAGGTTTTCACAAACCACTGCTGTGATTGCTGTAGTTTATGGTACAGAGGAGGAGGTAAGAGTTGGtcctcacagccaggaaaatGTGGCTCACATGAAACAGCAGCCCTTCCCAATAGGTTGCGTTTCATAAGGCAGCTATATTTTGCACTAGTTAAAGAAGCTTGGCAGTAAAAATACCTCCTAGTTCACCATTTTATACCTATATTACATACTCAGTCTCATTAGCACTCAAGCAGAATAATAGTTCAGTAATTCACAAGTTACTTGAGGCTTTCTTCAAGGTAAAACAATAATTGTGGCAGCCCTGGATGTTACCTGGTAGCAGATTTGCTCTGCAGGTGTAGTTTTTCCATGGAGACAATTTGCCTGCAATCCCAGTCTCCTCGGCTAGAGGGTACCGTTATCCTTCCATTAGCCCGGCTATTGCAGTTACAAAGAACAAATCCACTTTTTCCACGTTTGTCATATcaaacaaatgttaaaaaaaacattcagcTTGGACCTTTTCTGTCCTAGGTATTCATCCTCTGGCACGAGGCTATGGTTTATActcaaaaacagaaaaaaatccatcaaacATCAAGCGTTTACAAACATCTTATTGACTCTGTGGGAGGGAAATGTACAGACACTCACCTTTGTAGGTTGCTCCTGTTTTATCCGGCTTCCTGTATGAGGATCATTCCTACAACAGAAGATTAGGAAAGTCTGGTGTATCATTTCAGTGCAGCAATCCAGCTGggtttgaaatgaaaacatctttCAAAGGAACCTCCAAACCTTGCTTCACAGCCTAATAATGTACTTTATAGAGTTGATTATCAAGTTTTTAATTGAGGTCTTAAAGACTGCAGTCCCATGTTAGGAATTCTTTGTTTCCATTTAGGAGGTCACCACAAAGCAATTTTAGTACTGCCCACAGGACAGGGTGGCATTGTCCAAAGGCATCATTCTGCTGGCCTCCTTGTTACTGGTGAAGCTGCAGCCATAGCACTAAAGAGAGCTGTTGATCCCCCACTCATCTTTCTGAACAGAGGCAacaattgatttttatttctatttctgtcacCTTTATACATCTGCTAACATTTACTGTACACCAATGAATACTACAGAAGATGATTCACTGTTAGCAAATAAGTCCAGATATTGAACATCTCCATTACTTATCTCCTTCCAACAGTCTGATTTCAGTCTGCTGCTTAAGAGTAGCTCACTTAcagctctcctccagccttCCGTTTGCCATTAGGATGAAAGAGCATTTGTCGATAGGACTCTGGTGTAAAGGGATTAATGTTGACAAGGGAAGCTTGGGAAGAGTCATCAGAGTCAGCACGAGGAGTGAGTCTCAGATGTCGGAGGCCTTTGGCTGGGACCTTTGttgcagaggaaggaaaagctgtCTTCGATAACAAGCTCTGtattgagagaagaaaaaataagtggCAAATAAATCACGACTTTTTTTTGTTgccatttcagaataaaattctTGTTCTCCTGTAAATCAAGGAGAACACAGCTCCCTTCCTTGGCATAGCTGAATCATTAAATCCCTGTGTCCCTAGTTTAGTCCccacagttttcattttccacaAAGCATTCCATTCTTTGTTAAGCCCTTTCATATTCTATTCCCTGCTCACTGGGGTGAGGCCTGCAGTGCCATTTTGGCACAGTCCTCAAGAGGAACCAGctgctcccctttccctcctACAGAGAGGTAGGAAATGCATCATATGTTGTATTAACATGAAAGGCCTAGTTCTGCCAGGCATGGACCATTGCATCAGTTCAGTCAGGACAGGTCTGTCAGGAGATGAGCTAGAACACCACCCAGATTTCCCAGTGCTAAGCAGCATTAGGATAGCGGAAGttgctagaaatattttttatatggCTActagcaaagcaaaatgaacCCATTTCTCCTCATGAATAAAAAACAGTTTCAGAAATTTAAGTTCAGAAAGAACCTCTGGATCTTCTACAGTTAACCTTGCCAC of Vidua macroura isolate BioBank_ID:100142 chromosome 5, ASM2450914v1, whole genome shotgun sequence contains these proteins:
- the WEE2 gene encoding wee1-like protein kinase 2 isoform X3 codes for the protein MDDWDNNNEFIQRLDFSSCGEESEERSVNEEDSLSLSPPRSSEFQKWQESSPLPATPQRKLSEIFLSRTKAWMSPTLKSSPSVSKNWSKPETPLHITWKKLQLCDTPHTPKSLLSKTAFPSSATKVPAKGLRHLRLTPRADSDDSSQASLVNINPFTPESYRQMLFHPNGKRKAGGELNDPHTGSRIKQEQPTKRYTLKASNMVSRYKKEFLELEKIGVGEFGSVYKCIKRLDGCVYAIKRSKRPLAGSSDEQLALREVYAHAVLGHHPHVVRYYSAWAEDDHMIIQNEHCNGGSLQDALLENAKLGQYFPEAELKEILLQVSMGLKYIHNSGLVHLDIKPSNIFICHKLAVSGPAGQEESDSEDEFSPGVVYKIGDLGHVTSITNPQVEEGDRRFLANEVLQEQYCYLPKADIFALALTVALAAGTAPLPHNGVLWHHIRKGNLPPIPQKLPHRFLELLTLMIHPDPAQRPSATALTKHPVLRPSCGKAVQLQEQLNMEKCKTAMLERLGGSMWRRPAWQVLRQFVRHDSDTVNSLVLERSMNRVQLLGRVGQDPIMR
- the WEE2 gene encoding wee1-like protein kinase 2 isoform X2, producing MDDWDNNNEFIQRLDFSSCGEESEERSVNEEDSLSLSPPRSSEFQKWQESSPLPATPQRKLSEIFLSRTKAWMSPTLKSSPSVSKNWSKPETPLHITWKKLQLCDTPHTPKSLLSKTAFPSSATKVPAKGLRHLRLTPRADSDDSSQASLVNINPFTPESYRQMLFHPNGKRKAGGELNDPHTGSRIKQEQPTKRYTLKASNMVSRYKKEFLELEKIGVGEFGSVYKCIKRLDGCVYAIKRSKRPLAGSSDEQLALREVYAHAVLGHHPHVVRYYSAWAEDDHMIIQNEHCNGGSLQDALLENAKLGQYFPEAELKEILLQVSMGLKYIHNSGLVHLDIKPSNIFICHKLAVSGPAGQEESDSEDEFSPGVVYKIGDLGHVTSITNPQVEEGDRRFLANEVLQEQYCYLPKADIFALALTVALAAGTAPLPHNGVLWHHIRKGNLPPIPQKLPHRFLELLTLMIHPDPAQRPSATALTKHPVLRPSCGKAVQLQEQLNMEKCKTAMLERELKAARLAQTLMKDQALGSAKLQESETSSKQKSKRLVGGKSCRSFSFTLGF
- the WEE2 gene encoding wee1-like protein kinase 2 isoform X1 yields the protein MDDWDNNNEFIQRLDFSSCGEESEERSVNEEDSLSLSPPRSSEFQKWQESSPLPATPQRKLSEIFLSRTKAWMSPTLKSSPSVSKNWSKPETPLHITWKKLQLCDTPHTPKSLLSKTAFPSSATKVPAKGLRHLRLTPRADSDDSSQASLVNINPFTPESYRQMLFHPNGKRKAGGELNDPHTGSRIKQEQPTKRYTLKASNMVSRYKKEFLELEKIGVGEFGSVYKCIKRLDGCVYAIKRSKRPLAGSSDEQLALREVYAHAVLGHHPHVVRYYSAWAEDDHMIIQNEHCNGGSLQDALLENAKLGQYFPEAELKEILLQVSMGLKYIHNSGLVHLDIKPSNIFICHKLAVSGPAGQEESDSEDEFSPGVVYKIGDLGHVTSITNPQVEEGDRRFLANEVLQEQYCYLPKADIFALALTVALAAGTAPLPHNGVLWHHIRKGNLPPIPQKLPHRFLELLTLMIHPDPAQRPSATALTKHPVLRPSCGKAVQLQEQLNMEKCKTAMLERLGGSMWRRPAWQVLRQFVRHDSDTVNSLVLERSMNRVQLLGRVGQDPIMRQVEGKNPVTIFSLATNEMWRTGDSEVGQGGDISQKTTWHRISVFRPGLRDVTYQYVRKGSRIFVEGKIDYGEYTDKNNVRRQATTIIADNVIFLSDGSVREKV